The window CGCCGCAGAACTGACCGAGGCCGAGGCCGCCATCCGTCGCCTGACATTGCCGGTCTCACCCAAATTGACGCGGCGCATGCACCCTGAGCCTCATGGCGCAAAGCCGGACCCGCGCGCGACTCTGCGGGCCTCGTTGCGGCGCGGCGGCGAGATCGGGCGCATTGCCCGAAAGTCGCGCTTGCGCCGTCCGCCGGATCTGGTGGCGATCTGCGATATCTCGGGCTCCATGTCGGTCTATTCGCGACTGCTGATGCGGTTTCTGCACGCGCTGGCCCATAACCCGCAGCGTCAATGGGGGCGGGTCAGTGCCTTTACCTTCGGCACGCAGCTTACAAATGTGACGCGCGCGCTGCGGCAGCGTGATCCCGATGAGGCCCTGGCAGCCATCGGGTCCGAGGCCGATGATTGGCAGGGCGGCACCCGTATCGGCGACGCAATCGAACGGTTCAACAAGGACTGGTCGCGCCGGGTACTGGGCAGCGATGCGGTTGTCTTGCTGATCACCGACGGGCTGGAGCGTGGCGATGCTGCCCATCTGGCCAGTCAGATGCAGCGGCTGTCGCTGTCGGCGCGCCGGCTGATCTGGCTGAACCCGCTGCTGCGCTATGACGGATTCGCACCGCGCGCCGGCGGTGTGCGCGCGATCTTGCCCCATGTTCACAGTCTGCATGCCTGTCATTCGCTGGACAGTCTGGGCGCGCTATCGGATGCGTTGGCCGAGCCTGGGCTGCGTGATACCCTGCTGCGGCAGCTATGAACCATGGTCTCTACGACCAATTGCCAGTTTAACCCGGCGGCAAAATCCTTGCCTTGTAAGGGCAGGCCGATAAGCTTTGTGGGCAGGACATGCCCGTTTCCTGAGGAGGAGAGACTGCATGGATATGAGTGGCGAATACCGTATTTCCGCACCCCGACAGATGGTCTGGGAGGCCCTGAACAGCGAGGATGCGCTGAAGGCGTGCATTCCCGGCTGTGAATCGCTGGAAAAGACCTCGGATACCGGGTTCACGGCCACGGTGATGCAGAAGATCGGGCCGGTCAAAGCGCGCTTTAGCGGCGAGGTGGAATTGCAAAACATCAACGCACCCGAAAGCTATACCATTCGCGGCGAGGGCAAGGGCGGCGTGGCCGGTTTTGCCA is drawn from Paracoccus tegillarcae and contains these coding sequences:
- a CDS encoding SRPBCC family protein — its product is MDMSGEYRISAPRQMVWEALNSEDALKACIPGCESLEKTSDTGFTATVMQKIGPVKARFSGEVELQNINAPESYTIRGEGKGGVAGFAKGGADVNLAEDGEDTLLSYTVNAQVGGKLAALGSRLIDSTSKKLAAKFFENFQTYLNERGAGQAS
- a CDS encoding vWA domain-containing protein, whose product is MAGGQTRSAPQGRLAENIVHFARALRKAGVKLGTAQVETAIRAVEVAGFTRRADFYYILRATMITRADDLTIFHQVFAMFWRDPEFIESLLHLLSHKTRDDKPPAPKPAAHRRAADAMGEMPDREPPDLPEREEVEQEALLSWSDNAVLRRMDFEQMSAAELTEAEAAIRRLTLPVSPKLTRRMHPEPHGAKPDPRATLRASLRRGGEIGRIARKSRLRRPPDLVAICDISGSMSVYSRLLMRFLHALAHNPQRQWGRVSAFTFGTQLTNVTRALRQRDPDEALAAIGSEADDWQGGTRIGDAIERFNKDWSRRVLGSDAVVLLITDGLERGDAAHLASQMQRLSLSARRLIWLNPLLRYDGFAPRAGGVRAILPHVHSLHACHSLDSLGALSDALAEPGLRDTLLRQL